The sequence below is a genomic window from Photobacterium atrarenae.
GTGCCCGGGCATGCCTGCCGGGTCAACTGCAAGTCCTTCAGCGTCTGTACCAGAAAGCCAAGCAAGAGGCTGAAGCCGGGTTTGACCGGGACGTTCGCCACTCTCTAATCGACGCCGACGAACAAGTCCATCTCATCAGCCACCAGCTGGACTGGCTGGAAGAGCACACCCAGTGTGTGAACAGGGGGTCCCTGGCTCAGGAGCGTCGCCAGCTGATGTTGTATTTTTCAGTCGACAACCAGTTTGCGCTTGATCAGGCAGCCTTGCTGCCGGACTACCAACAGGCGCTGCGTCAGGCCGCCACCATTTTAAAGCGCCGACCCGACTGGCACATCACCTTAACCGGCTATACCGATGCCAAGGCGAGTGCCGCCTATAACCGTCAACTGGGGCTCAATCGCGCCAACCGGGTGAAAGCATATTTAGTAGAACTGGGCGTGGCGCCTGCGCAACTGACCACCCAAAGCCGTGGCGACCAACTGGCCCGAGCCGGCGCCAGCCGCACCCGCGCTCTGGCAGAGCGCACTGTGATTGCCGAGCTGTCGGAGCCTCAGCAAACCACGGTGCCTGAACCCGGGATCCACGCCATCCGGCACTGGCATCAACATCTTTAGGGAGTCGCAATGAAACGGATTTTGCTCGCTCTGCTGCTGTGGATACCCGCCTGGCTCAACGCCCAAATCCTGGCTCCCGGGGATGTCATCAACCTCCAGCTGCCGGGCGAGGAAGCATTCAGCCAACCTTTTATCGTCACCAACAGCGGACAATTATTGTTACCGGAAGTCGGTGCCGTGTCCGTCGCCGGTATGGATGAGCGCCAGGCCCAGCAGCTTTTGCGCCAACGGCTGTCGACCGTCTATCGCAACCTGGATGAGTTTTCGCTCAGCCTGCTCAGCAGCGAAATCCGGGTCCGGGTGCTCGGTTATGTCAACCAGCCCGGCACCGTCACCTTGGCCGCCGATGCCAATATTCAGATGGCGCTGACCGCTGCCGGCGGGCTCAAACCGGGGGCGCAGCTCGATAAGTTTCAGCTCACCCGCAACGGCGTCTCGCAGCCCCTCAACTACAAAGCCTATCTCGACAGCGGCGATTTACGCCTGCTGCCGGCGCTGGAAGGCGGCGATACCGTCTTTGTGCCGACGTCCCCGCAGTTGGGCAATGTCGAAATCAACTTCGATGCCGCCTCGCTGGTCGAAGCCGGTGATGCCGAGCAACAAAACGGGCTGACCCTGTTCGGCGAGTTCCGCAACCCGGGCACCTTTAGTTTCAAGGACGGCATGAGCGTGGTCGACGCGGTGATGCGCGCCGGCGGCGTAACCCGCTATGCCGATGTCACCAAAATCCGGGTGATCACTCATAACCAACCCACACTGTTTGATCTCAAAGCCTATCTGGATTCGGGAAAAACCGAACAGTTACCGCCCATTCAGCCCGGCAGCATTATTTTCGCCCCGATCGAAGTCGAGGAGATCAGCACCACCCAACGGACGGTCTACATCATGGGTGAAGTACAAGCGCCCGGCGCCTATGAAAACAGCACCGGCGCCGGATTTATGGATGTGCTGGCCAATGCCGGCGGCCCGACCCGGTTCGCCGATACCACCCAAATCCGGGTGCTACGCGACAACGGCCCGGCCCTGCTGGTAAACCTGGTCCAGTACAGCCACAACCCGGCCCGTGCCCCGCTCCCCGACCTGCGCCCCGGCGATGTCATTTTTGTGCCGGAAAAGGTCGATTTTAACGAAAAGTCCTGGCTGAAAGTCACCAATGATCGGGCCATCAAGCTCATCGGGGCGGTGTACAACCCCGGCCGTTTTGAATGGGATAGCAGCATGAGCTTTCTCGATGTGCTGGCCCACGCCGGCGGCCCCAATCAGGAGGCGAACCTAGCCAACATCCGGATCCTGCGCCAGGGGAGCGGCGATCAGAACCTCACCCGTTTCAACCTGGAGGCTTTCATCAATCAGGGCGGCGATTTTTCCACGCTGCCGACCCTCCAAGCGGGCGATACCATTATCATCGACGAGTTGCCGAAAGATCCGACCGATAACAAAGCCAGTTGGGTCCGTCAGTCAGCCGAGGACTCGATTTATGTCTTCGGCCAGGTCGGCGCGCCGGGACGCTATGCCTTCAACCACGCGCTGGGGATCCTGGATATTCTGGCCGCCGCCGACGGGCCCAACGGCGATGCGAATTTGCGCCAACTGCGGATCAGCCACCGGGACGGTCCCACCACCAATGTCAGCAAGTTCGACTTGGCCCTGTATTTCGAGACCGGTGATGAATCACTGCTGCCTCAGGTGGTCCCGGGCGATGTGATTTATGTCCCCAAGCTGGATGCCGACTGGCTCGATAAGCCAGCCCATAAAGTGGTACGACTGATGGGCGAAGTCACCAGCCCCGGCCGTTACACTTTCAGCCAGGAAATGTCACTGCTCGATTTACTGGCTGAGGCCGGCGGCCCGACCGAGAATGCGTTTATCGAACGGATCATGATCGTCAACAGCTCCTGCTGCGGCGACGAATCCCAGGCGTTCAACCTGCGCGACTATGTCAACGATCCCGGTGACTATCCGCTGCCGATGCTGCGTCCGGGCGATACCGTTTATGTGCCGAACAAAGAAGATTCAGCCCCGTCGCAGCTCCGGCAGGGACTGCGGGATGTCCTGTCAATGGTGACCCTCATCGTTCTGGGAGCAGCCTTATGACCCCTTGGTTCAGTCAGGAATTTGATTTACTGTTTCAGCAGGTGTATCAAAGCGGCGCTCGGGTGATCACCCTCGCCGGTGCCAGCCGTGCCTGCGGTACCTCCACCCTGTCTCGCTGGCTGGCCCAGCGGCTGAGCGGCGAACATGCCCGGGTACTGCTGATCGATTTTGACTTCAGTGGCAGCGGGCAGG
It includes:
- a CDS encoding OmpA family protein, which produces MDTRFLIFPLLLAGGCASWDNTLYPRLNRTDMALIHQVEHLRLDIEDLANRGARACLPGQLQVLQRLYQKAKQEAEAGFDRDVRHSLIDADEQVHLISHQLDWLEEHTQCVNRGSLAQERRQLMLYFSVDNQFALDQAALLPDYQQALRQAATILKRRPDWHITLTGYTDAKASAAYNRQLGLNRANRVKAYLVELGVAPAQLTTQSRGDQLARAGASRTRALAERTVIAELSEPQQTTVPEPGIHAIRHWHQHL
- a CDS encoding SLBB domain-containing protein codes for the protein MKRILLALLLWIPAWLNAQILAPGDVINLQLPGEEAFSQPFIVTNSGQLLLPEVGAVSVAGMDERQAQQLLRQRLSTVYRNLDEFSLSLLSSEIRVRVLGYVNQPGTVTLAADANIQMALTAAGGLKPGAQLDKFQLTRNGVSQPLNYKAYLDSGDLRLLPALEGGDTVFVPTSPQLGNVEINFDAASLVEAGDAEQQNGLTLFGEFRNPGTFSFKDGMSVVDAVMRAGGVTRYADVTKIRVITHNQPTLFDLKAYLDSGKTEQLPPIQPGSIIFAPIEVEEISTTQRTVYIMGEVQAPGAYENSTGAGFMDVLANAGGPTRFADTTQIRVLRDNGPALLVNLVQYSHNPARAPLPDLRPGDVIFVPEKVDFNEKSWLKVTNDRAIKLIGAVYNPGRFEWDSSMSFLDVLAHAGGPNQEANLANIRILRQGSGDQNLTRFNLEAFINQGGDFSTLPTLQAGDTIIIDELPKDPTDNKASWVRQSAEDSIYVFGQVGAPGRYAFNHALGILDILAAADGPNGDANLRQLRISHRDGPTTNVSKFDLALYFETGDESLLPQVVPGDVIYVPKLDADWLDKPAHKVVRLMGEVTSPGRYTFSQEMSLLDLLAEAGGPTENAFIERIMIVNSSCCGDESQAFNLRDYVNDPGDYPLPMLRPGDTVYVPNKEDSAPSQLRQGLRDVLSMVTLIVLGAAL